ATGACATTTAAGGACTAAAAGAATTCAATGTGGGAGGTTGAATTTCGTTTCAACGTGGGATGGAGTTCATATCTAATAATATAATGTCTATGATAACAGGTGAACCTGGCAGAGAATCTAATGGAGGTTGGCAGAGGACCTGAGTGCACATCACTTGGTGACCCTAAGTACTCCATTTGCCAGCTCTCACTGAAAGGCTTGCCAAGTGAGGTTTATGAGATGAAGTGGGATTTGATAATGGTGGATGCTCCGACGGGGTACTATGAAGAGGCACCGGGGAGGATGAGTGCCATATACACAGCAGGGATGATGACGAGGAACAGAGAGGAAGGAGCAGAGACTGATGTGTTTGTGCATGATGTGAATAGAGAGGTTGAAGATAGGTTTTCAATGGAGTTTCTTTGTGAAAAGTACATGAAGAAGCAAGAAGGAAGATTAAGGCATTTCATCATTCCTAGTCATAGAGATGGCTCCGCCACCACCAAGCCATTCTGTCCATGAAGATTTGGGATTGTTTGATATGTGTAAGCCTTTATTTAGCAATACAAGTTTaaagaatatatacatacatcatCAGCAGATTATAAGCATACATTAGAAGGAATGAAGCAGCAAAGTAAATGGAATTATATAGACAAGGCATTCACTGCTATTAAGTAATTCTTCAACATTTATAAATCTTCACAAAAACAACTTGCTATAACAATTTCTTTACAGTATGTTAATATGTATTCCGTAGTTTTCTACGTTTTGTTGTAAATTTATTGCTCTCATCATCTACTCTGTAGCTACCCCATCCGTGAGAAAACTTACAGTGTTCTAATCGAGCCTTGGAAACTGGTTATGCACCTGACGCTATCTCGAAGACAAATGGGAATCGGGGAACCATCTCGAATACAATGTGTTTCAGCCTTGTGAGCAGAACGAAAAATTCTTTAGCATAGGAGATGCATCATGACGAGACGGCGAAGTACCTAATCACATTTCAGAAGCACAAAAGTGTTGAGCATATGCCTTCTTCATGTGGAGCACTGTCTTCAATATAAGTACCGgtagaaaatatttttatttctggTTAAGGGTATGTACCATAATCGAGAAAATGGATCTGACAAAAGAAAGAGATGCGGCCACCTGTTCATGCATAACATTACAATTAGATAACAATAAATGCTGCAAACAATACACAGCAGGATGACGATGGAGGTGTGATGGTTTTACCATATTTTCACATTAACAAGGACCAAGCCACTAAAATATAATGTAGGCTATTGTTGACAGGTGGAAGAACGCAATCTGAAACCAGGGGAAACGCTGAAAACGAAAAAATCAAGAAGTTATAGACCAACTCATGAAAATAGTCGAAAAGATGGGCCACGAATGTATTAATAAAGGCAGCTTACCAAACAATTTAGAGCAGTATCGCCAATCAGGAAGACAGCATTGAGTGAATGCATACATACAATCAAGATTGTCAAAATCGAGATCTTACGTAAGATCGATGGAAGGCCGACACTTCCACAAAGTCGGTGAATTCAATGAGCTATGTTGTTTGATTTATCTTAAAATGGAAGCTCAAAAAGGGAGATATGCTTTACAGTATCCAATTGACTACCCGACTCTGAAATGTAGCTCGCAATTAGAACCTGAAGCAGCATGTAATACTTAAAGGATTGATATTGTAATCTTTATTTTCAAAGAACAGAACAAGTATAAACCAAAACAAGCAACCATTAAGCATAACAGCCCTTGCATTCATCTGTTGCaaaattttgagagaaaaattgTCAAAACAGAAAGCTTCCTGTCTGTTAATAAATCTAGATAAAACAATTAGAGCAACATTCTGCTTCCTCCCCGGTTCATCTAAATCTAATCACTCATTCTGGCGGAACAAGAACAGAGTTCATGGATGGAATGAGCCTAACTCTTCGAACTCAGTGAATCCAAATCTTACTTGTTTATCTATAGACTCTTAACATGTTCACTTAATCAGATACTGACATGTAAACACAGTTTCCTTTAGGAGGATTCATACAAAGCATAGACGAGGAAGGATTTGAACACAGAAATGTTCTTAttccaaaaaaatacatatacaaAAAGCTATTCAATTCTAAGCACCGCAAGAAATACCTGGAAAATTATTTGAAAGAGATAAGCCCATTTCCCTGCTGCTTGGCAATGTGCAGGAGCTACAGAAGTTCCTTGCTCAGCATCTACTTCTGCATTATCAACCTTGTCGCCACCGACTCTTTTGTGATATTGATAGCAGCCACACatggaaaacaaaaacccaagccGCAATATCAAAATCATTATCCAAATTAGATATCTTTTTCTCTAATAGTTCGAGAAAAGCACTCTAAAAAAACTGACAAACACATTTTCAATTATGTTGAACTTACCCCAAAGCAAGAGGTGACTAATGTAAAGGTCCACCTGCAAAAACCAAGAAACAACATGGATCAATAATATTAATGGGGAGACATAATACTTCTTTGTTTGCTCATTCAAATGATATGAGTAGGCATCTCAAGAACTCCACAGGGAAGTGTACAATTAAACCACATATATGGTCATCATCAGTTTATGTATAATGGAGCAGAAATTACAATTACTCTTAAAAATTCATAAGCAGAAATGAAGTATTGAACTGTAAGCAGTTAACAACAATGCTGGTGTAAAGGGAAATGTATCATTTAATCTCCAATTAGATAATGCATATCGAATTGGAATTTTCACCAAAACTAGACTAGCATATGCCAAATAATATACCAAAAGTTTTTAAATTTCATGTAGAATACTAGCTACTTCTCAACAGTGAAATTAGACAGCATCATCAAGTGTTAGATACGAGTTGCTTACTGAGTGTAATAGTAAAATATGCTAAAGTCGTCCACCAAAGTAGCTATGGTAAGCAATACTACGAGCACAACAAACTTGGAAACCCTGAAGGCCAATAGCCAAGTGGGGTGGATTCCTTTTAGGCATGGCTTCCATGTCTCATCCTCGTACAATAATGTTCTTTCAGTTTCCAACTTGGTTTGTCTGCTAACATGTTTCTTTCTGCTACAATCTTCATACTTCCATATGGTCAGTTATTGGGCTCCCTCTGTTAAGGGTTATTTTCGGCCTAGTAATAGCAATTGTGAAGAACACAAGACATCATTTTGGATGATCTTGGTTTACCATATCAAAATACCAAGCTGTTGAAGTCTCATACTAAAACCATCAAAGAATCTTTACATTGATCAATAGAAAATCCTCAACTTCATAAGTCTGCTGCATATAATTTCCCCAAGTCATTTACATCAACATAAACAGTAGATGAGGAGTGAGGACAATAAACTCAACTCAATAATGCACAAGTTTTACAATTTAAATGACAATATACAATAATTTACAgtttttacaagttttttttccttccccatGTTTTTTTGTCTGAATAATCAATTGGACAAATATGTTATGCGTAGGGAAGCAGTTTCTCTACATGTCAAAGTGGGTGCCATAGCCTAGTACTCAAAAGATATCAGCATCATCTACTAGCATTGATAGGCAAAATGGCGCAATAGCAACATTGAAAGTCCGAGAGCCTATTCTGTCTATGTGTTTCATCTCAAAATCACCTTCCTGCATTATTATCAAACCAGTACACATAAATTCCATGGTATGGTTATCCAGAAATAATAGGAAAGCATTTTTCGAGACAATTTAAAACTCTACCACATTGATGGAAAAGAAGATAGTAACAACAATAAGAAACTTGAATAGAAAGATTTTTCACACAAGGAATGTTCTCCAGATGAACATAGTCGTGGTGATTTTAGGTGAATAACAATCTGACTTTAAAAGCACCACTCCATACTTTGTGCCTGGGCATGTATATTCTATGCGTATTGATAATTGAATGAAGTTGAAaatgttttgttgtttttcaaTCAAAACAGAAGTCAAATGTGTTCAGGGTCAGATCTAGGATCATCCATTTCTGGTCATTCTTCAACATAATATGCACAAATCTAAAACATGGCCACTATATATGAGTGTCTTGTGTGTGTTCAATCCATCGAAGGATATGACATGCTTTCATGTATTAAGTATTAACTAAAGGCATAGCGGCTTTTTGATTAATGTAATCCATAATCAACTCGATTCCAATTAAATGAAGTTGGGTTGCCTTCTATTCCTTTGATTCGTCATTCGAGTATGATCAAGTTTTCTAATAAGGCACTTATTCATGACCACAAGCCACTAATAGTATGAAAATAAGCATTACGCATTTGATGGTGGTCTGAGAACATTCTCCAAGTAGACGGAAAAAATTTTCTTCTTGAGTTACGTCAATATAGTttgttttcaaataaaaaaggaagaaaaaagtaTACGACAGTCGATCTTACCATTCTGCCGCTGGGAGTGCTTAAGGGGCATGCTGATGAATATTCAAAACCCGTTCTAGGAAGTATTACTGGCTGCTCACCAATAACCCCAACCCCCCTGCAATATGGAGAATGATACAAAATTCAAATCAGAAATAACAGAAATACAAAATGTAGCTCATGCCTTTAGGAAAGACAAACAAAAAGCATCAAGTGAATTGTCTCTGGTGACTCCAAAAATGAAGGATGGCACACAAGGCACAGTTAACTCACCAGACATTTTCAGATTTTCCATTAGCATCAGTGATAATCCAATGTCTTCTGAGCAATTGAACAGGGCGATCtgaattatttgtgattcttatTCTGTATGCATAGAAATACTGCCCTTTTGAAGGTTGACTTCGGCCTTCAATATACACACTCCTCACTTGAACTCTTATTCCCTGCAAAATCAgagatttttcttttcaattgcaaccaaatcaatttttttagcTTGCTTGAATTTTCTTATTCATTTTACAAGCAACTTTGTGTGTTCAAATGCCAGTTCTGTCCATGCAGAGCCAGTTAAACATATACGAGGCACAGGCAGCAACATTCTCCCAGGCAATGAAAATCAGTTCAACCATCTAACCTAAGAATATTTCATATATACCTAATACAATATTTCATTCCACTTCATCAAGAAACCATTCCAAACTTAAACTGTAGTGTAAACTCTTTCTGTTCATGAACATGACAAAGTCACCAATAGGAAAGAATGCTAAAAACTGTTGGACCATTCAAAATTGCCAAAAAGACAATTGCTTTTAATACTAAAAGTCTTAAAAAGACGAGCAAAGCATCATAATCATACCAGTGTTGTTGCATCACTTGAACATTTTAACAAAGAGTATGGCGCAATTTCCTTTAGCTCATCGCGATATCTGGCTGCATCCTGGCAAACAAATTCACCCAAATCTCAATACATTAACATTTAACAATGAAtaattatgttcgaaattttGAATGGGTACCTGAAACCTTTCATCAGCAATTGCCTCTTTCAACAACCTTCGAAGCCGCAGAACAGGCTCTTCTTCCTCAAACGACCTCAGCGAGTCTCGAATTCTTGCAGCTTCCTTGTAATCCTGACATTCAAAGCAGACCCGCTAACAATACCGCCACACTTTTTTCATATCATCCGAAAATTTGTTTACACTAACCTCGGATTTGGCCGCAACATCCATTTGCTGCTTCAGAAGGGCATAACTTTGGCTGCGAGACAAAAACGAACTCGGACTCGAATTCGAACTCTGACTCTGGCCTCCACCATTGCCCTTCCTCTCCGATGAACAAGCTACAATGCGACAATTCCTCGTGAAGTCCCCGAAATTCACTCGCACTCTCCTTATCCCCGTATCAAAATCGGAAAGCCCTGGGCTTCCTCGACCGGGCAAATCCCTCCATGCGCCCCCATAAAAATCAGTCAAAACTTTGAGACTCATTGAATGCATTTTCTCTCACTTTCCTCTCTAGTTTCCGGGAAAACAAAATCTCGTAAAGATCACGCAGGGATTATACTGGTTTGTTCCTTTATAGGCATCCGATAAAATTGGCGTGGAAATCAACTCTCTACGCCGGAATATACATAGATAGCGTGAAATTATAGGGTTTATCCCTAAATGTGGGGGCTAAATTGACGACATTTCTTGGCTAATTTGGGAGATTTGGAGATATTCGGTGCCCTTTTTTTCCAAGGTTTTGCTATTTATTTATGGTgggattgatctcagatcgttAGGATTTTTTGCTGCCTATGGAGGAGAACGATCAAACGTGGCACCTGGCTTGATGTTTGGTTTCATATAACGGACCCCTCAGAATAAAGCCCAACTTAACTAGACAAGCCCAATTTGAGTGGGggtaaattaattttaattgggGCCTAACTACTTTTTGCTTGGGCTAATATCTAAAGctctata
This sequence is a window from Tripterygium wilfordii isolate XIE 37 chromosome 8, ASM1340144v1, whole genome shotgun sequence. Protein-coding genes within it:
- the LOC120004221 gene encoding glucuronoxylan 4-O-methyltransferase 1-like translates to MEVGRGPECTSLGDPKYSICQLSLKGLPSEVYEMKWDLIMVDAPTGYYEEAPGRMSAIYTAGMMTRNREEGAETDVFVHDVNREVEDRFSMEFLCEKYMKKQEGRLRHFIIPSHRDGSATTKPFCP
- the LOC120003738 gene encoding uncharacterized protein LOC120003738, giving the protein MHSMSLKVLTDFYGGAWRDLPGRGSPGLSDFDTGIRRVRVNFGDFTRNCRIVACSSERKGNGGGQSQSSNSSPSSFLSRSQSYALLKQQMDVAAKSEDYKEAARIRDSLRSFEEEEPVLRLRRLLKEAIADERFQDAARYRDELKEIAPYSLLKCSSDATTLGIRVQVRSVYIEGRSQPSKGQYFYAYRIRITNNSDRPVQLLRRHWIITDANGKSENVWGVGVIGEQPVILPRTGFEYSSACPLSTPSGRMEGDFEMKHIDRIGSRTFNVAIAPFCLSMLVDDADIF